Proteins from a single region of Chitinophagales bacterium:
- a CDS encoding pirin family protein, whose translation MKTRNVEMVATPTAPHFVGDGFRVHNFIPSYPRLDMYRMSPFIMLDYNSKFTFPPSDKPKGVGVHPHRGFETVTIAYKGKVEHHDSAGGGGVISEGDVQWMTAASGVLHKEYHETEWSKKGGEFQMVQLWVNLPAKYKMSSPKYQAIENASMNKVALANNGGFVEVIAGEYEGVKGNATTFSPLHLLNARMNKGGKATFNFPKNYNTAVLVLEGEITINNTEKVQSDNLALMANDGEQFSIEATENAVVLILSGEPINEPIAAHGPFVMNTRQELVEAFNDFNQGKFGYLEE comes from the coding sequence ATGAAAACAAGAAATGTAGAAATGGTAGCCACGCCAACTGCCCCTCACTTTGTGGGCGATGGCTTTAGAGTACACAACTTTATACCCAGCTATCCACGCTTAGATATGTATAGAATGAGTCCGTTTATTATGTTAGATTATAATTCAAAATTTACGTTTCCGCCAAGCGACAAACCAAAAGGCGTAGGCGTGCATCCGCACCGCGGTTTTGAAACGGTAACTATAGCTTACAAAGGAAAAGTAGAACATCATGATTCTGCCGGAGGCGGTGGCGTAATAAGCGAAGGCGATGTACAATGGATGACAGCCGCCAGCGGAGTTTTGCACAAAGAATACCACGAAACTGAGTGGAGCAAAAAAGGTGGCGAGTTTCAAATGGTGCAACTTTGGGTTAATTTGCCGGCAAAGTACAAAATGAGTTCGCCTAAATATCAAGCTATAGAAAACGCAAGTATGAACAAAGTAGCTTTGGCTAATAATGGTGGTTTTGTAGAGGTTATAGCCGGAGAATATGAAGGCGTAAAAGGTAATGCCACTACGTTTAGCCCGCTTCATTTGTTAAATGCCAGAATGAATAAAGGCGGAAAGGCTACCTTTAATTTTCCTAAAAATTACAATACGGCTGTGTTGGTTCTTGAAGGAGAAATAACTATAAATAACACAGAAAAAGTACAGTCAGATAACCTTGCTTTAATGGCAAATGATGGCGAGCAATTTAGCATAGAAGCAACAGAAAATGCAGTAGTATTAATTTTAAGTGGCGAACCAATAAATGAACCTATAGCTGCTCATGGTCCGTTTGTAATGAACACCCGTCAAGAGTTGGTAGAGGCGTTTAATGATTTTAACCAAGGCAAATTTGGCTATTTAGAAGAGTAG
- a CDS encoding zinc-binding alcohol dehydrogenase family protein produces the protein MKAIVVSKAGENPKLVNDFPLPEKQNENEVLLQVKSVAVKNLDKLRASGKHYSLNYDDGKAKIVGMDGVGTLGDGTRVYAVSKNGILAEQAWVQKESIVPIPNNLDSALAAALPNAVMGAALALRFRAKMKQNNVVLVNGATGVTGKIAVQLAKLYGAKHIIATGRNEHVLEELYTLGANKTINLKADNDSIVQQVRAINKETPIDVVIDYLWGKPAEFILSALKSKGNYTHQTRFVTVGAMAGDNINLSSAILRSTDIQILGSGLGTWTSEETKILNTEILPEAFDLAAKGALQLNIESIGIEDVETYWHKKLDNAKRLVVNL, from the coding sequence ATGAAAGCAATAGTAGTAAGTAAAGCAGGAGAAAATCCAAAATTGGTAAATGATTTCCCTTTGCCCGAAAAACAAAATGAAAATGAAGTACTGCTACAAGTAAAATCTGTAGCTGTTAAGAATTTAGACAAATTAAGAGCCAGTGGCAAGCATTATTCTTTGAATTATGATGACGGCAAAGCAAAAATTGTAGGCATGGACGGTGTGGGAACATTGGGAGATGGTACAAGGGTTTACGCTGTGTCTAAAAATGGTATATTAGCAGAGCAGGCGTGGGTACAGAAAGAGAGTATAGTTCCAATACCCAATAATTTAGATAGTGCTTTGGCGGCCGCCTTGCCCAATGCGGTAATGGGAGCAGCATTGGCACTTCGGTTTAGAGCTAAAATGAAGCAAAATAATGTGGTATTAGTAAACGGAGCTACGGGCGTAACGGGCAAAATAGCCGTTCAATTAGCTAAATTGTATGGAGCCAAACACATTATTGCTACGGGAAGAAATGAGCATGTTTTGGAAGAACTTTATACATTGGGAGCAAATAAAACCATAAACTTAAAAGCAGATAACGATTCTATAGTGCAACAAGTTAGAGCAATAAACAAAGAAACACCTATAGATGTGGTAATAGATTATTTGTGGGGCAAACCTGCCGAGTTTATTTTATCGGCATTAAAAAGCAAGGGCAATTATACGCACCAAACACGTTTTGTAACAGTAGGTGCCATGGCAGGCGATAACATAAATCTTTCCTCCGCTATTTTAAGAAGCACCGATATACAAATTTTAGGTTCGGGATTAGGCACTTGGACAAGTGAAGAAACAAAAATATTAAATACCGAAATTTTGCCCGAAGCCTTTGACTTAGCCGCTAAAGGAGCATTGCAGTTAAATATTGAAAGCATTGGTATAGAAGATGTAGAAACATATTGGCATAAAAAATTAGACAACGCCAAAAGATTAGTGGTAAATTTATAG
- a CDS encoding isocitrate lyase, giving the protein MKNLQNNYVSALETVQKLKAKYGNTWGEIKPEYAARMYAQNRFKTGVDIAKYTAAIMRKDMAEYDADSTKYTQSLGAWHGFIAQQTMIAVKKHHKTTKKRYIYLSGWMVAALRSEFGPLPDQSMHEKTAVPSLIEEIYNFLKQADATELNDLFRRKAAGEDVQDLIDNFETHVVPIIADIDAGFGNEEATYLLAKKMIEAGACAIQIENQVSDAKQCGHQDGKVTVPHEDFIAKLNAVRYAFLELGVEDGIIVARTDSEGASLTQKLPVSTMPGDLASQYLDFVDAEEVSIDEVNDNDVLLKRNGKLVRPVRLPNGLYSFRAGTNIDRVVLDCVTSLQHGADLLWIETPTPDIDAIATMINRVREQVPNAKLVYNNSPSFNWTLNFRKQAYKRWEAAGKDLSEYDVNNLMNVKYDNSELAKEADERIRTFQKDSSKHAGIFHHLITLPTYHTTALHMNDLSEGYFGEEGMLAYVGGVQRQEIRKGVACVKHQRMAGSDLGDDHKEFFAGDKALKAGGVKNTSNQFEVVK; this is encoded by the coding sequence ATGAAAAATTTACAAAATAATTATGTTTCGGCATTAGAAACCGTTCAAAAACTTAAAGCGAAGTATGGAAATACTTGGGGAGAAATTAAACCGGAATATGCAGCACGCATGTATGCTCAAAACCGTTTTAAAACAGGCGTAGATATAGCAAAATATACCGCAGCTATTATGCGTAAAGATATGGCAGAGTACGATGCAGACAGCACAAAATATACACAATCTTTAGGTGCATGGCATGGCTTTATTGCTCAGCAAACTATGATTGCCGTAAAAAAGCACCATAAAACTACCAAAAAAAGATACATCTATTTATCGGGTTGGATGGTAGCGGCTTTAAGGTCAGAATTTGGTCCTTTACCAGACCAATCAATGCACGAAAAAACAGCAGTACCTTCTTTAATTGAAGAAATATATAATTTCTTAAAACAAGCAGATGCTACTGAATTAAATGATTTATTTCGTAGAAAAGCAGCAGGAGAAGACGTACAAGATTTAATTGATAATTTTGAAACGCATGTAGTGCCTATTATTGCTGATATTGATGCGGGTTTTGGAAATGAAGAAGCTACCTATTTATTAGCTAAAAAAATGATAGAAGCGGGTGCTTGTGCCATTCAAATAGAAAATCAAGTATCTGATGCTAAGCAATGTGGACACCAAGACGGTAAAGTAACCGTTCCTCATGAAGATTTTATTGCAAAACTAAATGCCGTACGTTACGCATTTTTAGAGTTAGGTGTAGAAGATGGAATTATAGTAGCTCGTACCGATTCTGAAGGTGCCAGTTTAACACAAAAATTACCGGTATCTACCATGCCTGGCGATTTAGCTTCTCAATATTTAGATTTTGTAGATGCCGAAGAAGTAAGTATTGACGAAGTAAATGATAATGATGTATTATTAAAACGCAATGGAAAATTAGTTCGTCCGGTACGTTTGCCTAATGGTTTATATAGTTTTAGAGCAGGTACAAATATAGACAGAGTAGTTTTAGATTGTGTAACAAGTTTGCAACACGGAGCAGATTTACTTTGGATAGAAACGCCTACTCCGGATATAGATGCAATAGCTACAATGATTAATAGAGTTAGAGAACAAGTGCCTAATGCAAAATTAGTTTACAATAATTCTCCATCATTTAACTGGACATTAAATTTCCGTAAGCAAGCATATAAGCGTTGGGAAGCAGCAGGAAAAGACCTTTCTGAATATGATGTAAACAACTTAATGAATGTGAAATACGATAATTCTGAGTTGGCTAAAGAAGCAGACGAAAGAATTAGAACTTTCCAAAAAGATTCGTCTAAACATGCGGGAATTTTCCATCACTTAATTACACTGCCAACTTATCATACAACGGCATTGCACATGAACGATCTTTCTGAAGGATACTTTGGAGAAGAAGGTATGTTAGCTTATGTAGGTGGTGTTCAGCGTCAAGAAATTAGAAAAGGCGTTGCTTGCGTTAAACACCAGCGTATGGCAGGTTCAGATTTAGGCGATGACCATAAAGAATTTTTTGCCGGAGATAAAGCATTGAAAGCAGGTGGTGTTAAAAATACTTCTAACCAATTTGAAGTAGTAAAATAA
- a CDS encoding helix-turn-helix transcriptional regulator produces the protein MATNKFKTVSLDTMIDKHIGKRGTKKREAFENELRIDLLGQAIKQARQERNLTQEQLGNLVGVQKAQISKIENSVKNARFETILKVFEALGAKVNFNVELNHKKLAI, from the coding sequence ATGGCAACAAATAAATTTAAAACCGTTTCGCTTGATACAATGATAGACAAACACATTGGTAAGCGAGGCACTAAAAAACGTGAAGCGTTTGAAAACGAGTTGAGAATAGACTTGTTAGGACAAGCCATTAAACAAGCAAGACAAGAACGCAATTTGACACAAGAACAATTAGGCAACCTTGTTGGTGTACAAAAAGCTCAAATTTCTAAAATTGAGAATAGCGTTAAGAACGCAAGATTTGAAACAATTTTGAAAGTGTTTGAAGCATTAGGTGCTAAAGTAAATTTCAATGTTGAACTCAATCATAAGAAATTAGCAATATAA
- a CDS encoding DsbA family oxidoreductase produces the protein MKIEIWSDVMCPFCYIGKRNFEEALHQFKDKNEIDVEWKSFQLDPTIPENMPHTNVLEYLAQKKGMSKEQTKQSMSQVTEMAKSVGLELNFDTALVANSLKAHRLIQKAKEKGLGAQAEERLFKAHFVEGKDFGNINVLKELGIDIGLKPEDIDQAMQKDEYEYQVKLDIQEARQLGVNGVPFFVFNRKYGISGAQPTKVFTNTLEQSFAEWRKENPASKLNITQGPACDIEGNCD, from the coding sequence ATGAAAATAGAAATATGGAGTGATGTGATGTGTCCTTTTTGCTATATTGGCAAAAGAAATTTTGAAGAGGCTTTACATCAATTTAAAGATAAAAATGAAATTGATGTGGAATGGAAAAGTTTTCAATTAGACCCTACCATTCCCGAAAATATGCCACACACCAATGTACTTGAATATCTTGCTCAAAAAAAAGGTATGAGTAAAGAGCAAACCAAACAATCTATGAGCCAAGTAACAGAAATGGCAAAAAGTGTAGGATTGGAGCTAAATTTTGATACGGCATTGGTTGCCAATTCCTTAAAAGCACATCGCCTTATTCAAAAAGCAAAAGAAAAAGGTTTAGGAGCACAAGCAGAAGAACGTCTATTTAAAGCTCATTTTGTAGAAGGCAAAGACTTTGGGAATATAAACGTTTTAAAAGAATTAGGTATAGATATTGGGCTTAAGCCGGAAGATATTGACCAAGCAATGCAAAAAGATGAATATGAATATCAAGTGAAATTAGATATTCAAGAAGCCAGACAGCTTGGCGTAAATGGTGTTCCATTTTTTGTTTTTAACAGGAAATACGGTATTTCCGGAGCACAACCAACAAAAGTATTTACCAATACTTTAGAGCAGTCTTTTGCTGAATGGCGAAAAGAAAATCCTGCGAGCAAATTAAATATTACCCAAGGTCCGGCTTGTGATATAGAGGGTAATTGTGATTAA
- a CDS encoding PHB depolymerase family esterase: MKSHYYILLLVLLVSFNQCKKKYEKAGLQEFSNFGSNKGNLNAYFYEPENVQSNAPLLVALHGCTQNALEMSLCTGWDELADRYGFYVLYPEQKTINNATKCFNWFLEGDINKNQGEVSSINDMINKLVATKSINTSQIYITGLSAGGAMTMAMVSCYPQTFKGAIVMAGVPYKAATNIYESIPASKGEIDKTPEQWGDLVRAQNPAYSGSFPVLSVVHGTDDNVVNYQNALEIVDQWSDILNIDLQNRTSSSYNAEVRDIQYFNSANMPQIQLYEINNLGHNVALDPGTGIEQGGDDTQQYTKDKDFYSCYWAGKFIGLID, encoded by the coding sequence ATGAAATCTCATTATTACATTTTATTGCTTGTTTTATTGGTATCTTTTAATCAGTGCAAAAAAAAATATGAAAAAGCAGGCTTACAAGAGTTTTCTAATTTTGGAAGCAACAAAGGAAACCTCAATGCTTATTTTTATGAACCGGAAAATGTGCAAAGTAATGCTCCTTTGTTAGTAGCTTTGCATGGCTGCACTCAAAATGCTTTAGAAATGTCTTTGTGTACAGGTTGGGACGAGCTGGCAGACAGGTATGGCTTTTACGTATTGTACCCCGAGCAAAAAACAATAAACAATGCCACCAAATGTTTTAATTGGTTTTTAGAAGGAGATATTAATAAAAATCAAGGCGAAGTGTCGTCAATAAATGATATGATAAACAAATTAGTTGCCACCAAAAGTATAAATACTTCTCAAATTTATATAACGGGGTTATCGGCAGGAGGAGCTATGACTATGGCAATGGTAAGTTGCTATCCTCAAACATTTAAAGGAGCAATAGTAATGGCTGGCGTTCCATATAAAGCTGCCACTAATATTTACGAATCTATACCCGCATCAAAAGGCGAAATAGATAAAACGCCAGAACAGTGGGGCGATTTAGTGCGAGCTCAAAATCCTGCTTATTCAGGTTCGTTTCCTGTTTTAAGTGTAGTACATGGCACAGACGATAATGTGGTAAATTATCAAAATGCATTAGAAATTGTGGATCAATGGAGTGATATTTTAAATATAGATTTGCAAAATAGAACTTCCTCAAGCTACAATGCCGAAGTGAGAGATATTCAGTATTTTAATTCGGCTAATATGCCTCAAATTCAGTTGTATGAAATAAACAATTTAGGACATAATGTAGCATTAGATCCCGGCACGGGTATAGAGCAAGGCGGAGATGATACCCAACAATATACTAAAGATAAAGATTTTTACTCCTGCTATTGGGCAGGCAAGTTTATTGGATTGATAGACTAA
- a CDS encoding type II toxin-antitoxin system RelE/ParE family toxin, with the protein MKPNFDIELLPEAVEFLENLDDKTREKVYYNIKKAQFVNDNELFKKLNDFIWEFRTLYKSKAHRLFSFWDKTGGKETLVVATHGILKKTQKTPSKEIKKAEEIRKQYFENKTKNN; encoded by the coding sequence ATGAAGCCAAACTTTGACATAGAATTATTGCCCGAAGCAGTTGAGTTTTTAGAGAATCTTGATGATAAAACAAGAGAAAAAGTTTACTATAATATCAAGAAAGCTCAATTTGTGAACGATAATGAACTTTTCAAAAAATTAAACGACTTCATTTGGGAATTTAGGACTTTGTATAAAAGTAAAGCGCATCGGCTTTTTTCGTTTTGGGACAAAACAGGGGGCAAAGAAACTTTGGTAGTGGCAACACACGGAATTTTGAAAAAGACACAAAAAACGCCATCAAAGGAAATTAAGAAAGCCGAAGAAATAAGAAAGCAATATTTTGAAAATAAGACAAAAAATAATTAG